The sequence ATTTAATAATAAAAAATGAAATAGGCGAGTGCGACAAAAAAGAAAACCAACTTCGAGATTTGCCTTTACCCGCAATTGCGCCAAACTTGTGTTATGTGCAGTGTTAATATTTTTCTATTAGGTTGTAACTTTCAATAACTTTTGTTTCAAATATAGATTTCTTATAATTCAATTTAATCATATAATTTTTAATAATTTCTTCTTTCGTAAGATGTTTTTCATTTTTAAAGTTTATTGATTGCTTTTCGCCATCAAGTATAAAATATATTTTCGTAGTTCTGGCTGAGATAAAATTGTTTATTTGACAAACTTTTACATTATGATTTCCATATGTTAATTTAACTATGGCAAAGTTTAATGGTATTTTTAACATAGCTGTAAAGAAAATGCCAAAAACTATTAATGCCAAAATATTAAAAATTTGATAAAGAAAATTTTTTCTTGTATTTCCTTTACTTAGTTTGTTGTTTATATAGAAAAGTATAAAAAAGGATATAAAAAAAAATGTATAATTTAAATAATTTGGAAAATCTAAAATTCTGTTTTCTTGACGTATATAAAGAATAATAAAAATTAAAATAAAAAAGTAATTTATCTTGTTTTTTAAAATATTATTTCTGATTATCCGTTTATGCACCTGTTATATTCGCAATTACTAGTCTGTCAAAGAGTTTGTCTCCAAAATACCGTCTGTTTAATTTGTAAATAAACTCGTTGAGATACAACTGTAAGTATTTCCTTTTGATTTTATGGTAGTTGCCCAGCAATGTCCGTTTTGCATTACTGATTGCGATATGCACCCATTTGAGTGTTTCCTTGGTGGTTTTGGCGTCTGATTTCTCGGTGACGTGCAATTCCACCAGATCGGAGATGTCAACGTAAGAAGTGCTTTTGTCCGAAAATACGATGGCATCATCCTCCATGCAGTCCCTGACCACGCCGTTGATTCCTTCACTTTGATGGCTATCCAGTACCCTGGCCTTGAAATAACGCACATGCTTCTCCTTTTTGCCCGTTTCGATATCTTCCAACGGGGTGCTTTCGGCCATCACCGCAACGTTCTGCTTTCCCTCGGCTCCCCGGCCACGTGTACCCTTGCCTCGCTCGATTTCCTTACTGGCCACCGAAAAGTTAACGAATTCTTGCGGTTTCTTTCAGCGCCGCCAATACCGCCAGCCCGTCGCGCAAGGGGCGCGGCTCGTGTGTGCGGATGAAGTCAGCTCCACCTGCGGCGGCGGCAAGCTCTGCAGCGAGTGTCGCGGCCCCGACATCCCCCGGACCACGGCCTGTGAGCGCGCGCAGAAAGGATTTGCGCGAAACAGACAGAAGCACCGGCAAATCGAAGCGCAGCCGCAATTCATCGAACCGCGCCAGCACCGAGAGCGAGGTTTCGGGAGCAGCCCCCAGAAAAAACCCCATGCCGGGATCAAGGACAAGGCGGTTGCGTTTGATACCGGCACCCGTCAGCGCCGCGATGCGCGCGTCAAAGAACGCCGCAATGTGATCCATGATGTCGCCAGCGGGTGCCTCGCGCCGATCTGCCTGCCCGTCTTGCACCGAATGCATAACGACGAGTTTGGCAGATGATTTCGCCAATTGCGGATAGAACGCAGCGTCTGGAAAACCGCGAATATCATTGAGATAGGCCACACCACGCGACAAGGCATAGGCTTGCGTCGCGGGTTGATAACTGTCGAGCGAGACGGGAATGCCATCTGCCTTGAGCGCGTCCAGCACCGGCGCGATACGCGCGATTTCTGTGTCGGACGAAACAGGCGCGGCGTCGGGATTGCTGGATGCCGGACCGAGGTCGATCACATCTGCCCCCTCGGCCATCAGCTTACGCGCCTGCGCAATGGCTGCGTCTGGCGCCAGATACCGGCCTCCATCGGAGAAACTGTCCGAGGTTATGTTGACGATGCCGAAAATGATGAGCGATTTATTCATGGGGGCTTCTATAATAATACCTAAAATCCGCAGGTAGTTAATTAGGATGTTTAAAGATTCTGATTATCCGTTTATGCACCTGTTATATTCGCAATTACTAGTCTGTCAAAGAGTTTGTCTCCAAAATACCGTCTGTTTAATTTGTAAATAAACTCGTTGAGATACAACTGTAAGTATTTCCTTTTGATTTTATGGTAGTTGCCCAGCAATGTCCGTTTTGCATTACTGATTGCGATATGCACCCATTTGAGTGTTTCCTTGGTGGTTTTGGCGTCTGATTTCTCGGTGACGTGCAATTCCACCAGATCGGAGATGTCAACGTAAGAAGTGCTTTTGTCCGAAAATACGATGGCATCATCCTCCATGCAGTCCCTGACCACGCCGTTGATTCCTTCACTTTGATGGCTATCCAGTACCCTGGCCTTGAAATAACGCACATGCTTCTCCTTTTTGCCCGTTTCGATATCTTCCAACGGGGTGCTTTCGGCCATCACCGCAACGTTCTGCTTTCCCTCGGCTCCCCGGCCACGTGTACCCTTGCCTCGCTCGATTTCCTTACTGGCCACCGAAAAGTAACCCTCATCCAGTTCTATCATCCCTTCCAGTGTATACCTTGCATCCCGGTTGCCCATCGCCCTGCGGAGTTTGTGTACCATCGCCCATACCGGTTCGTAACGCTTCAATCCTAATTGCTTCTGGAGTTCGTTGGTGGAGAATCCCTTTTTTGTGCAACTCATCAGGAACATCGTTTTGTACCACACCAGAAACGGCAGCTTGGAGCTCTCCATGATCGTACCGCTGCGCAACGAGGTGCGGAAACGGCAACCTTTGCATTCATAACTCCATTTACCCTGTAACCAATAATGGGAAGTGCCCCCGCATCGCTTGCAGACAACCCCTTCCTTATCACGCTGCTCCTTGAAATGCAAACGACAATCTTCCTCCGAACCGAAATGAGCCGTAAAACTGAATATGTTCATAATCCCTGCTTTTTGAGCGCTAATATACTAAAAATATTAGGTGTGTTTGCGGAGAATCAGTATTATTTATCAATTCCATCTATTTCTACAGTATTCTTTATAACATTGCACATAACGGAAAAAGTATTGGCGAAGTGCGGGCTTAATTTGAACAAGTGTTCAAGTTTAGACCAAACGGAGCCGATATTTTTTCCATGAACTAAATTACTAAAAAAATGTGAATGGAAAAATAGCGGCGGATAAATGTGGGGAATTTTTCAATTCACATCTTAACCCCGCATTTTGCCAATACAATGTTAGCTGCAGTATTTTTTAGTCTTCGGTTTCCCTTAAATAGTTCAGTAAATTTATAATATGATTTTTTGTATGAGATTCGAAAATTAGATTAAAAAACCATTTTGCATCATTTACACTCGTATTTTCAGTCCTCCATTTTACTTCCTGCAAATCTAAAATTATATCATTTAGATCATCAATAGAATCGGCTATTAAATTTTCAACTTCGTTTTCGATTTCAGTTATTAAAGTCGCAATTTTATAATATCCAAATTTTGGAAAATTAGATGCTATATTTTCACGAATATTTGAAAAATCTTTTTTGTTAAATTCTGGATATTCAGTTTCGTCGAATTCAAATTCATTTTCAAAATACAAATCATAAATTTTCACAAGATTTCTTTCAAGATTTTTTGTTTTGTCTTTTTCGTTTAGATTTTCTAATAATCCGTATTTCGAAATTTCATTGATTGGATCTAAAAGTTCTTTCATAGACGGAGTTTTGTAAATATTAAAGCTAACGTTTCGGGGCTTGGCGTCAGTGGCGGAAATTGAAGCGAAAAGTTTCAATTTAGCGACACGGTAAGCAAAAGCCAATTCATTGAATAAATTTAAGAAAAAAAGTCAATGTAATTGGCTTTTTGCGACATAGAAAACCGAAACTCTCAATTTATTACTTAACCCGCCATTGCGCCAAACCCTTGTTAGCTGCAGTTGAAATATTTTTGTTTAAATGTTGATTCATGATTTACAAAGAGAATTGAGTGAATATAAACTCCTTCTGGTTGCCTTCCTCCATAAACTTCTGTGATTACAACAACGTCATGCGGATAACTATTTTTAAATAGTACTTCGAAACCAGTCGAAAAGTTATTATCAAATTGTTTAATCAGGTCAATGTCTAAAATTTTGCATAAAGTAATAAGGTCATTAAGTTCAAAACCACGTGCTGGTGGCTGAAAGTTTGATAAATATTTCCAGCAGGTTTTATATTCACCAAAAACACCAATATTAATTTTATTCTGACCATTTTTGAATATAATGTAAGAATTAATAAAGTCAGTAGCTAAATCACTACCAAAATAATAAAGAGTTTTAGTATTACAATTTGAAATTATTTTCTTTCCATCGAAGAAATCGAAATGATTATTTTTCTGTGTTATTTCCATCATGATTTTTCAATTGCAGCTAACGGGCCGCGGCTTGTCGATAGTACGGGCTTGAATTGAGCGAAAGTTCAATTCAGTCCGAAACTGAACTAAAGCTGTGAGCCTTTTGGTAAATTTAATAAAAAAAACAAAAGCAAGCTGCTTTTGGCGGATAAATAGGCGAGAAGTACAATTTTGCACTTAACCCCGCATTTCGCCAAGCCGATGTTACATGCAGTTTTTTTTTATTCTGGATCAAATCCGTACATAAAGTCATTTAAATGTCCACCTGAACTTTCAAGACCTACAATATCCATGAGTTCTTCATAATAACTACATATACGTTCTCTATCTTCAGTATCAAGTTCAAGATATATTAAAGAAAATTTATTCAGACCACTTTTAATAGCGTTCTGATATTCCGCTTCAGTTGCGTTTCCTTTTTCCGCTATTAATTGAAAATCCTTTGCAGATTCATTAATTAAACTAGTTAATAAAGGATTTAATTTTTCATCAGATAAACCTGGGTAAAATAATGATGAATCTTCCTTAAACTTTTCTTTAGTTATAAAATTTTCAAACATGTTTTTTGAGTTTGGAGGAGTTTTAATTTTATTCTGTCCACAAGAAATAATTGTAGATAGAAAAAGAATTATTAAACAGAATTTTATTTTATACATGATGTTGGTAAAATTGCATGTAACGGTTCCGGGCTTTGCGAAGTGGCGATAAATCGAAGACGAAAGTTTCGATTTAGACGATATGTAGCAAAAGCCAATTTCTATTTGCTAATTTATGAAAAAAAGCCAATAAAATTGGCTTTTGCGGATTACAAAGCACAAAGTTTCAATTTAGACTTAACCCCGCCATTTTGCAAAACCCTTGTTAGCAGAAGGGCTTTTTATCTTCGTAATCTATTGGCTATTTTATCTGATATTTCCTCAATTGTGAAGTCAGTTGTATTTATAGCTAACATATCTGCGATTATTGGACTAAAATTTAATACTTCATTTTTAGAAATCTTATGCCAAATAGGAAGTATTACTTTTTCTCCATTTACTTCTCTAGCAAAAAGACCATCTAATTCTCTTTGTGGCCATTCTTTACTAAAAAATGCTTCTGAAAGGACAACTATGCCATATTTGGATTTTTTTAAACCATTTTCAATTGAACGTCTAAGACTATCTCCAATATCCAATTCAAATTCATCGTACCAAACTTCAACACCTTTAGATTTAAGTGACTCTACAAAAGGTCGCACAAAACTTGTTTTATCTTCTGATGCGTGTGAAACAAAAACATCATAGTTTTTGCTTATTGTTTCATGTTTATTATTTAATTCCTTGCTTTTAGAAAAAGATTCTGAGGCTAATTGTTTCTGTAATTGCATTTCTCTGGTTATGCTTTGCTGAAGAGAAAGCATTTCTTTTTGCTCTCTTTTAGTTTTATCTCTTTCTTTTTGCTCTTCTTTATTTAAATCTTGTAATAGTTTCAATCTTTTGTTTTGCTTATCTGATAGATTTTTGGTCTTTGTAGATTTGTCTTTTGTAATTCTATTGATTTCATCATTTTTTCTTGTCAAATCTTTCTGAAGATTGACAATTTTTTTTAAATCTTTTTCCTTACTTATTTTTTCAAAGATTGAATTCGCTTCTTTTTCTTTTCGGCTAAGGTTATTATTTACCGTATTTAATTGATTTTCGATATTTTTAATATCTCTATCTAAACTTGCTATTGAATTTGTTATAGATTGAATACTCATAATTTATTAACGTTTTTTGGGAATAGCCTTTCTGCTAACGTTCCAGCAGCTTGGCGAAGGAGCGGTTTTGAAGGACAAAACGTCCAATTTGTACCGACCGAAGCAAAACCGCTTGCGTTGATGCTAAATTATAAAAAGAAAAGCGAAAACCAAGCGGTTTTTGCGAAATAGAAAGCCGAAACTTTGAACTTAACACTTACTCCGCTCTTTTGCCAAACTGCATGTTAGCAGAAGTACTTATTCAGATTTACGTATTTTTTCTAACATCTCTTTTATATGTTTAGGATATTCTCCTTCAAAATATTCTATGGCTAATGGATTATGTGAGAAAAATTGACAACAAAAATCAACCCATACATCAATATTTATTTCTCCATTTATCTTAAATATCTTCTTGGATTTTGATTTTATTGGATTTGAAATCTTAGAATTAAAATTTAAATCAGAATCCCTTCTTTGATAGTATTCATCTATAGTGTAAAAGTGGATTGCTCCATCAAAATGTCTAAATGTTTTACTTAATGTATCAAATTCTGCATGAATATATCGTACAGGAAAATATTCAATACCATCAATATTTGTAGTAACAGATTCTGTTTTAATTTCTTCTGCTTGAAAAGTCTTAATGTTTTGATTAGTTGACCATTTTATATCTAAACAATATGCATCTGCGAAAAAAAATGAAATGTCTGTTGAATCAAACTCAAATGACGGTCTCAATTTTATTGGCTGGTCAGAAATATTTTCAATATTCTTATCGAATTTTACACCATACCATGTATCTAATTCTAAAAACGCGCTATTATCTACATTAATTCTTAAATGATCATGGTCAAGACTAATCTTTAGTTCGTCATAATCATCTGGCTTTATTTCCCAAAATTTTTCTATAAATCTTGGTTGAAAATCATTTACAAAATGAAAACCTCTTCTGAAAAAAGGACTAGCCATTGATATGTAATTTTCTGAATACAAATAGCCCTTTGCAAATAATCGTTTTTCAAATTTGGAACAAATAAATTTATAATCGATTAAATTATCTTTATCTAAAACAATGTCTTCATTTAATTTTAATAGAATATCCTTAGAGCTAACAACGATTCCAATTGTTTGAATGTAACTAAAATTTTCTTTAGTAAGCTCTATTCCTTTGTTTTTTGAAATGTCTATAAAATTTAGAATTACGTTTTCGTTTTCTTTTAATTCACGTTCGGCTTCTTCCTTCAGATGCTTCAAATAATTTTGTTTAAATTCGGAAAGGTCGCTCATAGTATTTCTGCTAACGTGACGAAGCTTGGCGCATGTGGCGAAAAATAAAGCTAAAACTTTACGATTAACCAAAACTAAGCAACGCCTTTTTGATTTTTAAATTTAATAATAAAAAATGAAATAGGCGATTGCGACAAAAAAGAAAGCCAACTTAATAGTTTGCCTTTACTCGCCATTGTGCCAAACTTATGTTACCTGCAGATGTTATTTTTTTATCTAACTATTTATCGTCAAGTTTAAGAAAATAAATTTTAGCCGCTTCTGAAAGTTCATCATCAAGGTTGGTGTCAACCTCAAAACCAAATAAAATCCATTTGTCATTTGGCTTATAAAACTTAAATACAAATCTCATAGGTTGTCTATCGTACTTTACCATATATGAGTAAAGAACAAAGCTTTCAGATAATTTTTTTTTCGTTATTAGTTCGTAACCATAATATTTCCCCACATAGTCGACATTATAACTGTTTACTTCTTTTTTTATGGTTTCAATTCCATCTTTTATTCTAACATTCCATGGATTAGTCTCGTATAGTTCGTCTAAAGCTTTTCCTGAGTTTTTCGGATATTCGGTAAAGAATTTTTTAATCAATTCATCAGGATTGGATTGTTGTCCATAGCTTGAGATACTTAAAATTGATAAGATAGCAATTAATAGAAGTTTGTTCATGTCGATTATTTTTAGGATTTTAATATGCTATTTATTCGGTTTACAGTTGCAGGTAACGTTTCGGGGCTTGGCGTCAGTGGCGGAAATTGAAGCGAGAAGTTTCAATTTAGCGACACGGTAAGCAAAAGCCAATTCATTGAATAATTTTAAGAAAAAAAAGTCAATGTAATTGGCTTTTGCGGAATAGTAAGCCGAAACTTTCAATTTATCATTTAACCCGCCATTGCGCCAAACCCTTGTTAACTGCAGTTATTTTTTAAATATTTTCTTATACCAAGGAAATTTTTTTGCTTTTTCTAATTCTAAATTAATAATTTTAATATCATAAATTTTTCTATTATTTTACATCTATTGTAGAAATTAGTTTTAAATTCAGCTATCCATTCTTCAGAATCATTCGCTGTGTCAATCCAATCTTTAATGAGTTTAGTCAAATCGAATACTGAAGATTCTTTAGGAAGAATAAGAGGGGTTTCAGCAATACCAATATCATAGTCTTTAATTGTTAATATTTTATTTGATGCATTATTTTTCAATAATGTAAATAATATATTTTCATTGTTACCAATAATAGCATAAAAGAGCGGTGATAAACCAAAATTGTCTACAGAATCAATATTAGCACCTTTTTCTAACAAAAAATTAAAATTTTTTTCATCTCTATTAAAGATAGTTTCAAATAACATTGTACGACCTGCTATGTCTTTTAATTCGATATTTAAGCCTTCTTCGATATAAAATAACAATAGTTCATTAATTGACATATTCATTTGTGCTGCGGTCCAACCGCTTTCATCTTGATAATTTATATCTGCACCATATTTGACTAAAACTTGATGAGTTTCTAGTGAATTGGCATAAAAGCTAGGATTTCTTCCGTATCGTGAATTTGCAATATTTGGATTGCCTCCTTTTTTCAAAACTAGTTCTGTAATTTCGACAGGGACGTTATATACTAAATTATGTAAAATTGTCTCATTATCACCATTTGTAATAGAAACATCAAATTTCTCAATTTCAGATTTAAAAATCTCCCAATTTTTTGATTTTTTAGCATCTTCAATTATACGATACATAACCGAAAATTTTTCTATATTATATTCATTCGTTTTATCCATTTTTTATGATATAATTGCAGTTAACGTTTCGGGGCCTGGCGTAAGTGACGGAAATTGCAGCGAAAAGTTTCAATTTAGCGACACGGTAAGCAAAAGCCAATTCATTGAATAAATTTATGAAAAAAAGTCAATGTAATTGGCTTTTTGCGATATAGAAAGCCGAAACTTTCAATTTATAACTTAACCCGCCATTGCGCCAAGCCCTTGTTGTGCGACGTTTTATACTTTCTTTACCACGAATGAAAGTAATACATAAAACTTCCATCGCTTTTTAAATATAGTGTAAATCTTTCTCCTTCCGAATACATATGAGCAACAGTCGCAACGGAATTGTATTCTATTGGGTTTTCGGTAAAATGTAATTCAGTTAAATTTCTGTCTGACAACCCAGTAATTGACTTCTGCCAAATTATGTTTCCGTTTTTATCTTTACTTGTAAGTATTGTTTTATCATTAGCTTTTGAAACAACTAAAGTTCCAAATTTAGTTTCCTGCGTTTTGATAAGTTTTAATGCCGAATTTTCTGTAAAGTCAACTCCATAAAAAGGTCCGTCATCAAAAGTTGTTGTCATTTTAGGCAGATATTCCAGATTTTCGACTTGAGAATAGAAGTCAGCACGTAAGAAATCAATTTTTTCTGCGATTGATTTTTGTGGAAATTCAGTTGAATCAATTTCTCTAATTTTTAAATAGATTTCTGAAATTTTATTAAAATAAGTTGAATCAATATTTTTTTTACAATTTGGATGATATTCTTTTAATTGATAAACAATTATTGGAATAATGAAATTGGTTTTAATTTCAGATTGACCTCTATCGTTAGCAAAATCCATTTTCGATAGACCATCAAGTTCAGATTCAGACCATTTTATAATTTCCATTTTGTCTAAACAAAAAAAGTCGAGATACTTTATTTTATAACAATCTTCAGATTCTTGTCCAAATAAAGCCAGATTCGTTATTAAAAATAATATTGTTAAAATTCGTTTTTTCATTTTCGGGTCAAATGTTGCACAACGGGACGAAGCTTGGCGCATGTGGCGAAAAAATAAAGCCGAAACTTTACGATTAACCAAAACCAAGCAACGCCTTTTTGATTTTTAAATTTAATAAATAAAATTGAAATGGCGATTGCGACAAAAAAGAAAACCAACTTCGAGATTTACCTAAACTCGCCATTGCGCCAAACTTGTGTTATGTGTAGTTTTTAATAATACTTATATTTATATAAAACAGTTTGAACTTTCGGTATTTCTGAAAAATATTCAGATTCAGTTATTTTATATTTTATTTCTTTAATGATTTTGTCATCTTTATAAAAATATTCATTCATAAATGCTAATGACTTTCCGTGATACATTTTTTTTCTAATTAATTTATCGTCTCGATAAATAAACTTATAATATTGTCCAATTTCTTTTTGAAATATTATTTGCTCTTTATCATTGTAAATTAACTCAAGGTTTCTATCATCTTCACTTTTGGTAAATTCTTTAAGTTTCCTTCCATCGAGAGATGTATATATTTTAGAAAAAAATCTAATATAATCGTCTTGTTTTTTTATAGTTTCAATTATGATAGTATCATTTATAAGCTTTTGTTTAATGCTTGTTGTAATTGAATCACTATATGAATATTCATAATCAAATACTATTTTATTAGGCTTAATTGAGTTGAAATAATCTAAAAAACTATTTTTATTGTTAATCTTTAATAATGTGTTTCTGTATTTTTTTCTCTCACCAACATCTTTAAAAAAAGCTTTTTTTTCCTTAATTAAAATCATATTTTTACTTAAGGAATCAATAGAATATTCTAATTTTGTATTGGAATTTGCATAATATTTAAATGTTTTTAAATTAATTGTATCATAAACATAAGCAGTCATAAAAATGATGCTGTTTTCTACATTAAAATCGATCTGATTATGCTTTTCAAATACTAAATTTTGATTTTCATCAAATTCTTTAATTTCTAATATATTTCCATTTATTGTTTTTGTAATTGATTTTATTTTTAAATTGTCTATTTCGGTTTTACTTCCCAGAATAATTAAAAAAGATATTAGAATTAAATACTTCATTCACAATATTTAAAATTACACATAACGGGACGAAGCTTGACGCAGAGGCGAAAAAATAAAGCTAAAACTTTACGATTAACCAAAACTAAGCAACGCCTTTTTGATTTTTAAATTTAATAAATAAAATTGAAATGGCGATTGCGACAAAAAAGAAAACCAATTTCGAGATTTGCCTAAACTCGCCATTGCGCCAAACTTGTGTTAACTGTAGTTTTAAATAAAAAAGAAAATTAATGTTCCAATTAGAGAAACACAAATAACAATTATAAACCTTGTTAAAACATTTTTTTTTAGATTAAATTCTTCTTTCTTAACAATTCTATTTACTACGTAATTAATCAGTACTAAGAAACAAATAAATACAAATCCCAAAAATGACAAAATTAAAAATCTTTTGAAAAATGAGTTTGGAAGTTGTTCAATTAATTCTATTTTTTCTTCTTCTGTTCCAATCCAGAAAAAATTTATGAAAAATAAAATGATTAAGACTGAAACAAAAAACAAGGAATTTATTTTTTTCAAAATATGAATTTTAAAGTTTTTTCTAATTACCAGAAGTTTTAATAAAATTACAGTTAACGTGACGAAGCTTGGCGCATGTGGCGAAAAAATAAAGCTAAAACTTTACGATTAACCAAAACTAAGCAACGTCTTTTTGATTTTTAAATTTAATAATAAAAAATGAAATAGGCGAGTGCGATAAAAAAGAAAACCAACTTCGAGATTTGCCTTTACTCGCCATTGCGCCAAACTTATGTTAGTGGCAGTTTTTATTGTAATTATTTCGTATTTTCCGCTTTAGGTTTTGTATAAATTTTCGGAAAATCAATTTTCCATTTATTTTCTTTTGAATTCCACATTAAATACGGTCCATCGAAACCTTCAAGAAAAATAATTTCAAATTCGTCAATTCCATTAGATTCATAACTTGGAGTTGTTCCTAACATTTTAGTTTTAAAACCAATTTT comes from Flavobacterium sp. I3-2 and encodes:
- the sul2 gene encoding sulfonamide-resistant dihydropteroate synthase Sul2 produces the protein MNKSLIIFGIVNITSDSFSDGGRYLAPDAAIAQARKLMAEGADVIDLGPASSNPDAAPVSSDTEIARIAPVLDALKADGIPVSLDSYQPATQAYALSRGVAYLNDIRGFPDAAFYPQLAKSSAKLVVMHSVQDGQADRREAPAGDIMDHIAAFFDARIAALTGAGIKRNRLVLDPGMGFFLGAAPETSLSVLARFDELRLRFDLPVLLSVSRKSFLRALTGRGPGDVGAATLAAELAAAAGGADFIRTHEPRPLRDGLAVLAALKETARIR
- a CDS encoding IS1595-like element ISBbi1 family transposase, whose protein sequence is MNIFSFTAHFGSEEDCRLHFKEQRDKEGVVCKRCGGTSHYWLQGKWSYECKGCRFRTSLRSGTIMESSKLPFLVWYKTMFLMSCTKKGFSTNELQKQLGLKRYEPVWAMVHKLRRAMGNRDARYTLEGMIELDEGYFSVASKEIERGKGTRGRGAEGKQNVAVMAESTPLEDIETGKKEKHVRYFKARVLDSHQSEGINGVVRDCMEDDAIVFSDKSTSYVDISDLVELHVTEKSDAKTTKETLKWVHIAISNAKRTLLGNYHKIKRKYLQLYLNEFIYKLNRRYFGDKLFDRLVIANITGA
- a CDS encoding DUF5063 domain-containing protein, with product MKELLDPINEISKYGLLENLNEKDKTKNLERNLVKIYDLYFENEFEFDETEYPEFNKKDFSNIRENIASNFPKFGYYKIATLITEIENEVENLIADSIDDLNDIILDLQEVKWRTENTSVNDAKWFFNLIFESHTKNHIINLLNYLRETED
- a CDS encoding DUF4844 domain-containing protein, giving the protein MFENFITKEKFKEDSSLFYPGLSDEKLNPLLTSLINESAKDFQLIAEKGNATEAEYQNAIKSGLNKFSLIYLELDTEDRERICSYYEELMDIVGLESSGGHLNDFMYGFDPE
- a CDS encoding toll/interleukin-1 receptor domain-containing protein — encoded protein: MSIQSITNSIASLDRDIKNIENQLNTVNNNLSRKEKEANSIFEKISKEKDLKKIVNLQKDLTRKNDEINRITKDKSTKTKNLSDKQNKRLKLLQDLNKEEQKERDKTKREQKEMLSLQQSITREMQLQKQLASESFSKSKELNNKHETISKNYDVFVSHASEDKTSFVRPFVESLKSKGVEVWYDEFELDIGDSLRRSIENGLKKSKYGIVVLSEAFFSKEWPQRELDGLFAREVNGEKVILPIWHKISKNEVLNFSPIIADMLAINTTDFTIEEISDKIANRLRR
- a CDS encoding ankyrin repeat domain-containing protein; the encoded protein is MDKTNEYNIEKFSVMYRIIEDAKKSKNWEIFKSEIEKFDVSITNGDNETILHNLVYNVPVEITELVLKKGGNPNIANSRYGRNPSFYANSLETHQVLVKYGADINYQDESGWTAAQMNMSINELLLFYIEEGLNIELKDIAGRTMLFETIFNRDEKNFNFLLEKGANIDSVDNFGLSPLFYAIIGNNENILFTLLKNNASNKILTIKDYDIGIAETPLILPKESSVFDLTKLIKDWIDTANDSEEWIAEFKTNFYNRCKIIEKFMILKLLI